The genome window CGGCCGGTCATGAGGGCGGCCCGCGTCGGGGAGCAGACCGGCTGGACGTAGAACTGGTCGAGCGTGGCCCCGGAGGCGGCCAGGGCGTCGAGGTTCGGCGTCCGGATCTCGCTCCCCCGCCAGCCGACGTCGTGCGAGCCGAGGTCGTCCGCCAGGATCACGACGATGTGTGGCTTTTTGCCCGGTGTCTCCGCCCCCTCGAGGCCGGAATTCGGCCCGGGATTGAGGAAAAGCATGGCGATCAGCAGGGCCGGAGCCGGGAATCGAGCGAACATCGGTCACCTCACAGGAACGCGGTCGGTCGCGTCATGTCACCGAAACCCCCGCCGGGAATCAAGCAAAAGACGGGTTCCGGCGGCCGCGGCGGGTGCGTTCCTGTTGTCCCCGATCCGGCCCGGAATGGAAGACGCGACTTGACCCGAGCGGACGGACCCTGTGAAATACTGGTACTGGTTCAAACGGCACGACTTGCGCGAGCAGAGCCAGAGCGAGCGTGGGTCGAGGCGGTGCGGGTTATTCCTCTGAGTTTTCACACTGCGGCCGTTGCGTCCGGCGGCGACGGAAGAAGTGTACCGATCCATGGCCGATCCCTATTCCACTGGCGTTCCCTCCTCCAGTCAGACGGAGAACGGACCGGCCCCGGCGACCAAGGAGCGCACGACCGACCCGTTGCTGGGCGCGCACGACAAGACCGTCACCGGTGAGAAGACCATGCCGCCGCCGGCGAACGCGGTGGCCCAGGTCGGGATCGGCAGCCAGCTCGGTCCGTACCAGCTCCTCGAGAAGCTCGGGGAAGGGGGCTCCGGGGCGGTCTACAAGGCGCTCCACACCAAGCTCGGGATGCTGGTGGCCCTCAAGGTCCTGCCGCACCACATGGTCTCCAAGCCGAGCGCCGTGACGCGGTTCGAGCGGGAGATGATGGCGGTCGGCCGGTTGCGGCACCCGCACATCGTCCAGGCCCTCGACGCCGGGGACATCGGCGGGATTCACTACCTCTCGATGGAATACGTCGAAGGGGAGGACCTCCAGAAGCTCGTGGCCCTCAAGGGGCCGATGTCGTGCGTCAACGCCTGCAAGGCGATCCGGCAGGCGGCCCAGGGACTCGCCGCCGCCCACGAGCTGGGGATCATCCACCGCGACATCAAGCCCTCCAACCTCTTCGTCACCAAGGGGGGGCGGATCAAGATTCTCGACATGGGCCTCGCGCTCCTGTCGGAAGACCAGGAGAGCCAGAAGGAGCTGACCTCGGAGGGGCAGTGCTTCGGGACCGCCGACTACATGGCTCCCGAGCAGTGGGAAGACTCCCACAAGTGCGACGCCCGGACCGACCTCTACGCTCTCGGCTGCACGCTGTTCCGTCTGCTGACCGGCCAGCCGCCGTATGGCGGCGAGGAATACCGGACCTTCATCCGCAAGATGCAGGGTCACTGCCGCGACCCGATTCCGGACCTGTGCGCGATGCGTCCCGACGTCCCGTCCGAGCTGGCGGAGATCTTCCGCCGGCTGGTGGCGAAGCGTCCCGAGGAACGTTTCGCGACGGCCGAGGAACTGGTCGACGCCCTCGCGCCGTACGCCAGTCGCTTTGGTCCCGGAGCGGCGGAATCTCCTCCGCGGGGGCCGGGAGCCGACTCCGCCCACGTGCCGGAGGGGAAGGGGACGATCCGTCCCGTCGGCGTCAGCTCGAACTCCGGCTCGCGTCCCGTGGCCGCGCCGACCGCCTCCGCCGCGATCTCGACGCCGGTCCGCCGTCCCCCCACGCGGCCCGACATGCGTCGCCGCCGTCCGGTCCGTTCCGACGCCACCGTCGTCCCGACGTTGCGGCAGCGGGCGATTCCGGCCCGGGCCCGCGCGGCCCGCTCCGCCGGCGCGGCAAAGGTCAAGTTCGCGATCGCGGGAGCTCTCTTTGCCGGGGCGATCGCGGCCGCGGCGGTCCAGGGGTTTGCGGTCCCGTGGGTTCTCGGGGCCGGGCTGCTGATGGTGGCGGTCATCAAGTTCTGGCTGGAGGGGGATATCTCGCTCTACCCGGCCCTGGAGCGGCGGTTTCCCGCGGCCCATCCGGTCGTGGAGGAGGTGTCGTCCGACGATGTCGACACGGACGACCTCGACGCCGCGTGGGACGCCGGGATGGCGGCCCTGCGGGAGGCGGGGGTCGATTTTCATGGGACGTCGGTCTTCCTGGTAACGGGTCTCCGCGACGAGCGCGCGGCGCGGTCGCTCATGTCGGCCGCGGGTCTCGACTTCGCGGTCGCGGCGACTCCCGGCGAAGAGGCGCCGCTGACGTGGTTCGCCACGGAGAAGGCGGTCTACCTGTGCTTCACCGGTCCCTCGCATGTGGGGATGGCGGCCCGCAACGAAGGGAAGGTCGAAGTTGCGCTGATGGGGTCGGGCGGTGTCGGCGGCCCGCGTCCCGGCACGCAGAGCAAGAACACGGGGACCATGTTCGTCCCCGGGCAGGAGGGCGAGGAGGACGGCGCTGGCGATGGCGTGGCCGCGCAGGCCCTGGCCCCCGCTCCCCAGGCGGGGCGTGAGGGGGGAACTCCGGTGAACTACACCCCCCGCGGAACGATGCAGTGGGCCGGGTCGGAGGACGCCATGGAGGCGCTCCTGGCGTCGGCCCCCAAGGTGGCCCGGCGGATGAGTGCCGAGCAGTTGGCGGAGGTCCGGGTCCGGATGGCGCATGTCTGCCGCAAGCTGCGGGCGGAGCGGGTGCCGACGCGGGCGATCAACGGCGTGATCAGCGTGATCCCGTTCGACCTGCTTCCGGCGAACGCCGCGACGGCGGGCGAGGTGGAGCGGTGCGTGGCGGCCGATCTCAAGACGCTCCGGGACGAGCTGGGGGTCCGCTGTGCGGTGACGGCGCTCGTGAGCGGCATGGAGTCGGACGAGGGGTTCCTGGAGCTGACGCGGCGGCTGGGCCGGGAGGCGGTGAAGATTCACCGGTTCGGGAAGGGGAACGATCTGTGGACGTTCCCCGAGCCCGAGCTGATCGAGGCGGTCGTGCAGCACGCCTGCGGCGGGTTTGAGGACTGGGCGTATCACCTGTTTTCGAGTGACGACGGGCTGGAGGACGCGGGGAATCTGGAGTTGTTCGGTCTCTTGTGCCGGACGCGATCCGAGATTCAGGAGCCGCTGGCGACGGTGCTCTGCGGGGGGTATTCGGATCCGGAGGACAGTGAGCCGATGCCGTTTGCGGGGGTGTATTTTGCGGCGACGGGTCCTGCGGAGAGTGAGCAGGGGTTTGTGAGCAGTGTGTTTGAGAAGGTGCAGGAGCAGGAGGGAGAGGTTCGCTGGACGGAGGGGGCTGAGGAGGAGGAGGGACGTTATCGGTCGTGGCGTTCGGCGACGTTTGGTGTGAACTTGTTGTTGATGGCAGCGATCACGGCGCTGGCGTTTTTGTGGTTTTCGAAGCGATAGAGCTGGGAGTCGCGTTGGCTTGAGCACTGTCCTGGGCCGACGGGTGTTGAATTCTGAACCGGGCGCTGCTGGTCGCACCGGGGCCAGTGAGGGAGGCGGAAGGGGTTCAGGCGGAAGGCGGAAGGTAGAGGGGGGCAACGCAGGATCGTTTGTCCCTGATCGGGTCCAGGGGCACCCTGGTCAGGGGGATGCAAGGGGGCAGAATGCCCCTTTGCCCGCCGGAGGCTTTGGCCTGTCTCGCTCTCTCTGAGGGAGCGCGTGTCCAAACGCGGACGACGTGTCGGATGCTCCCACACCAACCCGCTCCATTTGCAAAGCGAGCGGCGCAGGGTGAAGGAGTCCTCCCGGGCTCAAGTCCGCACCGCGGGCTCCCCGGCGCAAAGGGCCGACCTTCCGCATCCGGCCCGCTCGCTCTCAGCGCGGAGCTTCACCGGCACTCCCCTCATTCGGAACCGCGGCCGCCGACTCCTTCGGTGCGACGGCCCCGCGCTGCGGGCATCTCTCGCGGCCCGGTGCCGCGCATGCAACCGGTCGACCGCCCGGTCGTAAACCGGAACGACGCAGCGGACGAACACCCACGCCAGTCCCTGGAAGAGCATCACCAGAAGCGTAAACACCAGCTCGATCAACATCATGAACAGCGAGGCGAAGAGGCCGATCAACTCGACGATCGCATCCACAGCCCCACCCCCGACCGCCGCTCATGTCTTCGCCCTGATCCCGCCGCCGGCAACACCGCGCTAAATCTCCCGCGCCGGCGCCTTCTCCCGGTCCTTCGGCGCCGGGAGGATCGAATCCGCCGGCCGCGTCCGAGGCGCCGGAGTCGGAGCAGGGGCCGGTGCCGGATCCGCCGCGCCCTTCTCCGCTCCCTTATCCCCACCCTTCTCCACCGGCGGCCCCGGAGCCACACCAGGCGCATCACCCGCCGCCGGAATCACCGGCGCAGCCCCCGCCACCGCCGGACGCACGAGGAATGTCTCGTTGTACGACCGGAACTCAATCGCCCGCCCCGGGAAGTCTGCCACGATCCCCTGAATGTGCGACGAGTACGACTTCCCCTGCCAGTCGACCAGCGCCTTCCCCGTCGACTTGTCCAGCACCCGCAGCTTGATGTCCTGAAAATGCAGGTCGTCCCGGTTCACATTCTGCACGGCGACGAACGGCAGCACCGGCAGATCCCCCGTCCGGTCGATCGGCAGGTTGAACCCCGACACATCCTGCTGCCACGCGATCTTCGGCTCCCGCCGGTCGAGCGCCACGCACGCCCCCGAACAGCGGATGTTCGGCCCCGGCAGATAGGTGTTGGTCAGCATCATCTTCTGATCGACGAACAGATAGATCCGCTCCCGGTCCATCAGGCACTGCAGCTGTCCCGTCCGCCGCCGGATCGGATCGAGCGTCGCGAGCACCTCCTTCACGCTCGCCAGCTCCATCACCCGGCCCGTCTGGAGATTCAGCACCGCCGTCCGCCCGTCGGGCTCCACGACGAAGAACTCCCGCTCGGAGACCGGCACCGCCCACGAGTCGTCGGAGAACTCCTGCTTCCACACCTCGTCCACCTTGCCCGTCGCCAGGTCGACATGCGTCGTCT of Planctomyces sp. SH-PL14 contains these proteins:
- a CDS encoding protein kinase domain-containing protein, which codes for MADPYSTGVPSSSQTENGPAPATKERTTDPLLGAHDKTVTGEKTMPPPANAVAQVGIGSQLGPYQLLEKLGEGGSGAVYKALHTKLGMLVALKVLPHHMVSKPSAVTRFEREMMAVGRLRHPHIVQALDAGDIGGIHYLSMEYVEGEDLQKLVALKGPMSCVNACKAIRQAAQGLAAAHELGIIHRDIKPSNLFVTKGGRIKILDMGLALLSEDQESQKELTSEGQCFGTADYMAPEQWEDSHKCDARTDLYALGCTLFRLLTGQPPYGGEEYRTFIRKMQGHCRDPIPDLCAMRPDVPSELAEIFRRLVAKRPEERFATAEELVDALAPYASRFGPGAAESPPRGPGADSAHVPEGKGTIRPVGVSSNSGSRPVAAPTASAAISTPVRRPPTRPDMRRRRPVRSDATVVPTLRQRAIPARARAARSAGAAKVKFAIAGALFAGAIAAAAVQGFAVPWVLGAGLLMVAVIKFWLEGDISLYPALERRFPAAHPVVEEVSSDDVDTDDLDAAWDAGMAALREAGVDFHGTSVFLVTGLRDERAARSLMSAAGLDFAVAATPGEEAPLTWFATEKAVYLCFTGPSHVGMAARNEGKVEVALMGSGGVGGPRPGTQSKNTGTMFVPGQEGEEDGAGDGVAAQALAPAPQAGREGGTPVNYTPRGTMQWAGSEDAMEALLASAPKVARRMSAEQLAEVRVRMAHVCRKLRAERVPTRAINGVISVIPFDLLPANAATAGEVERCVAADLKTLRDELGVRCAVTALVSGMESDEGFLELTRRLGREAVKIHRFGKGNDLWTFPEPELIEAVVQHACGGFEDWAYHLFSSDDGLEDAGNLELFGLLCRTRSEIQEPLATVLCGGYSDPEDSEPMPFAGVYFAATGPAESEQGFVSSVFEKVQEQEGEVRWTEGAEEEEGRYRSWRSATFGVNLLLMAAITALAFLWFSKR